A genomic region of Raphanus sativus cultivar WK10039 chromosome 6, ASM80110v3, whole genome shotgun sequence contains the following coding sequences:
- the LOC108810083 gene encoding protein SMALL AUXIN UP-REGULATED RNA 12 has protein sequence MVVKRSPKLTQPAMLKQILKRCSSLAKNQCYDEDGLPVDVPKGHFVVYVGEKRSRYIVPISFLAHPKFKSLLQQAEEEFGFKHDMGLTIPCEEVVFRSLTSMIR, from the coding sequence ATGGTGGTAAAGAGATCTCCAAAGCTAACACAACCCGCAATGCTGAAGCAAATCCTCAAGAGATGTTCGAGCTTGGCCAAGAATCAATGCTACGACGAGGATGGTCTGCCTGTAGACGTACCAAAGGGTCATTTCGTGGTCTATGTAGGGGAAAAGAGGAGCCGTTACATCGTACCCATATCCTTCTTGGCTCATCCTAAGTTCAAGAGCTTGCTTCAACAGGCAGAGGAAGAGTTCGGATTCAAGCACGACATGGGACTCACTATTCCTTGTGAGGAAGTTGTTTTCCGCTCTCTAACATCCATGATCAGATGA
- the LOC108806062 gene encoding uncharacterized protein LOC108806062 has protein sequence MRATKSPIHAVWTWVKRQPPKVKAFLAVASGITALVLLRFIVHDHDNLFVAAESVHSIGISLLIYKLTKEKTCAGLSLKSQELTAIFLAVRLYCSLVMEYDIHTILDLATLAATLWVIFMIRFKLKSSYMEDKDTLPLYYVLVPCAVLAVLIHPSTSHNILNRISWAFCVYLEAVSVLPQLRVMQNTKIVEPFTAHYVFALGVARFFSCAHWVLQLVDTRGHLLVALGYGLWPSMFLISEVVQTFILADFCYYYVKSVFGGQLVLRLPSGIV, from the exons ATGAGGGCGACAAAGTCTCCGATCCACGCCGTGTGGACATGGGTGAAGAGACAGCCTCCAAAGGTGAAAGCCTTCCTTGCAGTTGCGTCTGGCATAACGGCTCTTGTCCTGCTGAGGTTCATCGTTCACGATCACGACAATCTATTCGTCGCAGCCGAATCTGTTCATTCCATTGGAATCTCTCttcttatttataaactcaCCAAGGAAAAGACCTGTGCTG GATTGTCATTGAAATCACAGGAGCTTACAGCTATATTTCTGGCTGTGAGGCTTTACTGCAGCTTGGTTATGGAATACGACATACATACCATTCTTGACTTGGCTACTTTGGCTGCAACACTCTGGGTTATTTTTATGATCCGTTTTAAGTTAAAGTCTAGTTACATGGAGGACAAAGACACCCTTCCTCTCTATTATGTC cTTGTGCCCTGTGCTGTGTTAGCTGTTTTGATCCATCCATCAACTTCACATAATATATTGAATAGAATATCCTGGGCATTCTGTGTCTACCTGGAAGCTGTCTCAGTACTGCCACAGCTGAGAGTGATGCAGAACACCAAG ATAGTGGAACCTTTCACAGCTCATTATGTTTTTGCACTTGGAGTAGCGAGATTCTTTAGCTGTGCGCACTGGGTTTTACAG TTAGTGGATACCCGGGGACACCTGCTAGTAGCTCTAGGATACGGACTATGGCCATCGATGTTCTTAATCTCAGAAGTCGTGCAAACATTCATCTTGGCAGACTTCTGTTACTACTATGTTAAAAG TGTTTTCGGAGGCCAGCTTGTTCTCCGGCTCCCGTCTGGAATtgtgtaa